In Geopsychrobacter electrodiphilus DSM 16401, a single window of DNA contains:
- a CDS encoding YicC/YloC family endoribonuclease: MIRSMTGYGRGQGKANGLIFSAEIRAVNHRYGDINIKAPRLLFPFEAEVKKQVATVLKRGKIDVFVIQETSEDVVAVPVLNRAVARGYVELFNQMRTEFNLSGDIPLELLAAQKDVLIVRENAVDEGALRDALQQAVCGALTGMLAMREAEGEATQIDIRARLGLIRQSLEMIASRAAQVPLEWQQKLKERLQRLADDAVDEQRLAQELVLFADRCDISEELSRFQSHLQQLDQLFSSLEPVGRQMDFLIQELNRETNTMGSKSNDADLTRNVVAIKAELEKIREQVQNIE, translated from the coding sequence ATGATTCGAAGTATGACAGGTTACGGTCGAGGGCAGGGAAAGGCGAATGGGCTTATTTTTTCGGCAGAGATCCGGGCCGTAAATCATCGCTATGGGGATATTAATATTAAGGCCCCTCGTCTATTGTTCCCATTTGAGGCGGAGGTTAAAAAGCAGGTTGCGACTGTTCTTAAACGCGGGAAAATTGACGTATTTGTGATTCAGGAGACTTCTGAAGACGTCGTTGCTGTTCCGGTACTCAACAGGGCCGTCGCTCGAGGATACGTAGAGCTTTTCAATCAGATGCGCACCGAATTTAATCTGTCGGGTGACATTCCTCTTGAATTGCTGGCAGCTCAAAAAGACGTGTTGATCGTCAGGGAGAATGCTGTTGATGAAGGGGCTCTGCGCGATGCGCTGCAGCAGGCGGTTTGCGGGGCGTTGACGGGGATGCTGGCCATGCGTGAGGCTGAGGGCGAAGCAACGCAGATTGATATTCGGGCTCGGCTCGGTTTGATCCGTCAGTCTCTGGAGATGATAGCATCTCGTGCGGCGCAGGTGCCTCTGGAGTGGCAGCAAAAACTTAAAGAGCGCCTGCAGCGTTTGGCCGATGATGCTGTGGATGAACAGAGGCTTGCTCAGGAGTTGGTGCTCTTCGCCGATCGTTGCGATATCAGTGAAGAACTCTCCCGGTTTCAGAGTCATCTTCAACAGCTTGATCAGCTTTTCAGCAGTCTAGAGCCGGTTGGGCGGCAGATGGATTTTTTGATCCAGGAGTTGAACCGGGAGACCAATACCATGGGCTCGAAATCGAACGATGCCGACTTGACGCGAAATGTTGTTGCGATTAAGGCTGAACTCGAAAAAATCCGTGAACAGGTCCAGAATATTGAATAA
- the pseF gene encoding pseudaminic acid cytidylyltransferase yields MKTVAIIPARGGSKRIPRKNIRIFAGKPIIAYSIEAARASGLFDRIIVSTDDEEIAAVAQNLGAEAPFLRPKEIADDFAGTNAVVKHCLQWLETNGFPAQYACCIYATAPFVQAAFLRKGFAKLIESGKAFAFSVTSFPFPVQRALKINSQGLVEPFYPENIFARSQDLEESFHDAGQFYWGRAEAFLTDIVTFSPASVPVILPRHLVQDIDTEEDWERAELMYKAWESAQ; encoded by the coding sequence ATGAAGACCGTCGCAATCATTCCGGCCCGTGGGGGAAGTAAACGCATCCCTCGGAAAAATATCAGAATCTTTGCCGGCAAACCGATTATTGCCTACTCCATAGAGGCCGCACGCGCAAGCGGACTTTTTGATCGAATCATCGTTTCCACCGACGATGAAGAGATCGCCGCCGTCGCTCAAAATTTAGGTGCTGAAGCTCCCTTCCTGCGGCCTAAAGAGATAGCCGATGATTTTGCTGGCACTAATGCTGTGGTGAAACATTGTCTGCAATGGCTTGAAACTAACGGATTTCCGGCCCAGTATGCATGTTGTATATACGCTACCGCTCCATTTGTTCAAGCTGCGTTTCTGCGCAAAGGATTCGCCAAACTCATTGAATCCGGGAAAGCGTTTGCCTTCTCGGTGACTTCTTTTCCCTTCCCTGTTCAAAGGGCATTGAAAATCAATTCGCAAGGATTGGTAGAGCCCTTTTATCCAGAAAATATTTTCGCCAGGTCACAGGATCTTGAAGAATCATTTCATGATGCAGGCCAGTTCTACTGGGGGAGGGCTGAGGCCTTTCTGACAGATATCGTTACCTTTTCACCCGCCTCTGTTCCCGTAATCCTGCCTCGGCATCTGGTTCAGGATATCGACACCGAGGAGGATTGGGAAAGGGCCGAACTGATGTATAAGGCCTGGGAGTCTGCCCAGTGA
- a CDS encoding glycosyltransferase family 4 protein, whose product MKVLLAHKFFQLIGGAEVFFFETGRVLEERNHDVIYFSTSAEGNKASPHSDYFIDPPNYSEGSFISRVLGIRRMIYSRDAKQSFARLLAETKPDLIHVFAIHVHLTPSILVAAYEANIPVVMSCNDYKHICPNYKMYHHGRICTDCKGGKFYKAIINKCCKESLAFSVASCLEAYVHNSLGIYRKYVHTYLFASEFMARETERFWGVDSFRWGILRNPFNSKQFHVSESCDDYALFFGRLVGEKGVDVLLKAAIHAADIKIKIIGNGPAEDSLRALAGELRLTNVEFLGPMWGDDLNSILSRARFVVVPSVWHENFPYVINQAFAFGRPVVGSDRGGIPELVSHGERGLIYAAHDERALAAAMTELWDNPVRAAEMGRVAKLFSDSEFNDERFYQRLESVYKGVLDESSGPRR is encoded by the coding sequence ATGAAAGTCCTTCTCGCACATAAATTTTTTCAATTAATCGGTGGGGCCGAGGTTTTCTTTTTTGAAACTGGTCGAGTTCTTGAGGAACGAAACCATGATGTCATTTATTTTTCGACCTCCGCAGAGGGAAACAAGGCGAGTCCTCACTCCGATTACTTTATCGACCCTCCTAATTACAGTGAGGGCAGTTTTATTAGTCGCGTACTTGGCATCCGCAGGATGATATATTCGCGTGATGCCAAACAAAGCTTTGCCCGGCTGCTGGCAGAGACCAAGCCTGATCTGATCCATGTGTTTGCGATCCATGTGCACCTTACCCCTTCAATACTGGTTGCGGCTTACGAAGCAAATATCCCCGTCGTTATGTCTTGCAACGATTACAAGCATATTTGCCCGAATTACAAAATGTATCATCACGGGCGTATTTGTACCGATTGTAAGGGGGGCAAATTTTATAAGGCGATTATTAATAAGTGTTGTAAAGAATCGCTCGCGTTTAGTGTCGCCAGTTGCCTTGAGGCTTATGTGCATAATTCGCTGGGGATTTATCGAAAATATGTACACACTTATTTATTTGCGAGTGAGTTTATGGCAAGAGAAACTGAGCGTTTTTGGGGGGTGGATAGCTTTCGTTGGGGCATCCTGCGTAATCCATTTAATAGTAAGCAGTTCCATGTCTCAGAAAGTTGTGACGATTACGCATTATTTTTTGGTCGATTGGTCGGTGAAAAGGGTGTTGACGTTTTGTTGAAGGCGGCAATTCATGCCGCAGATATTAAAATCAAAATTATCGGAAACGGTCCTGCTGAAGACAGTTTGCGAGCCTTGGCAGGAGAACTTCGTCTAACAAACGTTGAGTTCCTCGGCCCGATGTGGGGCGATGACTTGAACTCTATTTTGTCACGGGCACGCTTTGTTGTGGTGCCCTCCGTATGGCATGAGAATTTTCCCTACGTTATCAATCAGGCTTTTGCTTTCGGTCGGCCTGTTGTCGGTTCGGACCGCGGTGGAATCCCTGAATTAGTTAGCCATGGCGAACGTGGACTGATTTATGCGGCTCATGATGAGCGTGCATTAGCCGCGGCTATGACCGAGTTATGGGATAATCCGGTTCGTGCCGCAGAAATGGGCCGCGTTGCCAAACTTTTCTCCGATTCTGAATTTAATGATGAGCGTTTTTACCAACGGCTAGAGAGTGTCTATAAGGGGGTTTTAGATGAGAGTTCTGGTCCTCGGAGGTAA
- the pseH gene encoding UDP-4-amino-4,6-dideoxy-N-acetyl-beta-L-altrosamine N-acetyltransferase, with amino-acid sequence MGVGMINGFALREMAEDDLEMVLAWRNLEMVRANMYTDHVISLEEHRKWFAHAKQDPKTVYLICERHGIPIGVVNFVEIDRKNNKAYWGFYLGDEEGPRGRGSAMEFLALEYAFDVLNLHKLCAEVFSFNQPVIRLHSKFGFKAEGCFRRHILKNGQYEDIVPIALFREEWKENRDRMKIICFRTRDRS; translated from the coding sequence ATGGGTGTCGGTATGATAAATGGTTTTGCTTTAAGAGAGATGGCCGAAGATGACCTTGAGATGGTTTTGGCGTGGCGCAACCTAGAAATGGTCCGCGCTAATATGTACACAGATCACGTCATTTCCCTGGAAGAGCATCGTAAGTGGTTTGCTCACGCCAAGCAGGACCCTAAAACCGTCTATTTGATTTGCGAACGACATGGGATTCCGATTGGAGTTGTGAATTTCGTTGAAATTGATCGAAAAAACAATAAAGCCTATTGGGGTTTTTATCTTGGTGATGAGGAGGGACCACGGGGCAGGGGGTCTGCAATGGAATTTTTAGCCCTGGAGTATGCGTTTGATGTCCTTAACCTCCATAAGCTGTGTGCCGAAGTATTCTCTTTTAACCAACCAGTCATCAGATTGCATTCTAAATTTGGTTTTAAGGCAGAGGGGTGTTTTCGACGTCATATATTGAAAAATGGTCAATATGAAGACATTGTCCCTATTGCTCTATTTCGTGAGGAATGGAAAGAAAATCGTGATCGAATGAAAATAATATGTTTTCGTACCAGGGATCGATCCTGA
- a CDS encoding sugar transferase: MFRQQSKLFNRLSIIVDIVIIIVAFVCAYHFRKPLSGGLRNFREYAWVLFIVVPVWVYLLKKQQLHASIRRLSIFDILSRLISVHFIGGILVASIIYFVDRDQYSRGLYLAFLGFSWAFFSLEKVGLRTGLGLLRRRGYNTRNLLIIGTQKKAQRFCQLIEEHKDWGLAILGFVQIAPGPSLDEVEGHCVLGRSEDLIEICKGKQVDEVVFCIPKDYVVEAESNLQDLEELGIAVRMVVDFFESSFYRKELSLFHNELPILTYHPKAFDSQQLFIKRLIDIGGAVVGLIITGVLLPFIAFALKRDSPGPLFFSQERVGLGGRHFKCWKFRSMYIDAEERKKDLMVENEMEGAMFKIKNDPRVTRVGKFLRKTSLDELPQFWNVFVGEMSLVGTRPPTPAEVSAYENWHRRRISIKPGITGNWQVSGRSEIKDFDAIVRLDLDYIDRWSLWLDVKILFQTIKVVLGREGSF; the protein is encoded by the coding sequence ATGTTCCGTCAGCAGTCAAAACTGTTCAATCGGCTTTCTATCATAGTCGATATTGTTATTATTATTGTCGCTTTCGTGTGCGCCTATCATTTCAGGAAACCCCTATCTGGAGGTTTGAGGAATTTTCGGGAATATGCTTGGGTGCTTTTTATTGTAGTCCCTGTCTGGGTTTACCTCCTTAAAAAGCAACAACTTCATGCATCTATTCGTCGGCTTTCAATTTTTGATATCTTATCCCGCCTGATATCGGTTCATTTTATTGGTGGAATACTGGTTGCTTCTATTATCTATTTTGTAGACAGGGATCAGTACAGCCGCGGACTTTATTTGGCCTTTCTAGGGTTTTCCTGGGCTTTTTTCAGTTTAGAAAAGGTTGGTTTACGGACTGGGTTAGGATTGTTGCGCCGGCGTGGATACAATACCCGGAATCTCCTGATTATCGGTACTCAGAAGAAGGCACAACGTTTTTGTCAGCTTATTGAAGAGCATAAGGACTGGGGTTTGGCCATTTTAGGATTTGTCCAGATTGCCCCGGGACCATCACTGGACGAAGTTGAAGGGCATTGCGTTTTAGGCCGGTCAGAAGATCTGATCGAAATATGCAAGGGCAAACAGGTTGATGAGGTGGTGTTCTGTATTCCCAAAGACTACGTTGTCGAAGCCGAAAGTAACCTTCAGGACCTTGAGGAATTGGGTATCGCAGTGCGGATGGTTGTTGATTTTTTTGAGTCCTCATTTTATCGCAAGGAACTGAGTTTATTCCACAATGAGTTGCCTATTCTTACTTATCATCCTAAGGCTTTTGACTCTCAGCAGCTCTTTATTAAGCGTCTGATTGATATTGGGGGGGCAGTCGTCGGTCTGATCATTACTGGAGTTCTTCTTCCTTTTATCGCTTTTGCATTAAAGCGGGATTCTCCGGGGCCCCTCTTTTTTAGTCAGGAGCGTGTAGGACTTGGTGGTAGACATTTTAAATGTTGGAAGTTTCGCTCCATGTACATTGATGCCGAAGAACGGAAAAAGGATCTTATGGTTGAAAATGAAATGGAAGGTGCGATGTTTAAAATAAAAAATGATCCCCGTGTCACCAGGGTCGGAAAGTTTCTGCGCAAAACCAGTCTCGATGAATTACCTCAGTTTTGGAATGTGTTTGTGGGTGAGATGAGTCTTGTCGGGACAAGACCTCCGACTCCCGCAGAGGTTTCTGCCTATGAGAACTGGCATCGTCGTCGGATCAGCATTAAGCCCGGAATTACCGGAAATTGGCAGGTGAGTGGTCGAAGCGAAATCAAGGATTTTGATGCTATCGTCAGATTGGATCTGGATTATATAGACCGCTGGTCATTGTGGCTGGATGTAAAAATTCTTTTTCAAACCATAAAAGTTGTTCTGGGTCGAGAGGGGAGTTTTTAA
- the pseG gene encoding UDP-2,4-diacetamido-2,4,6-trideoxy-beta-L-altropyranose hydrolase yields MKIAFRVDASLQIGSGHVMRCLTLAEELKTKGAEVVFVCRAHLGNLCILIKEKGYRVICLPSLGEGQLASIQGAGMYVGWLGVPWRTDAEQTLASLIDSDCRYDWLIVDHYAIDYRWEGLLRPSADKIMVIDDLADRRHDCDLLLDQNSYADFEQRYLGLVPEFCQKLLGPSYALLRSEFNEVRENLRERDGSVKKIMIFFGGTDPTDETSKALDALALLKRPDISVDVVVGQGNPHITEIKEICNRIPQVRFFCQVDNMAELLANADLSLGAGGATSLERLSVGVPSLIVAVAHNQEALSRDLGEMGLAIYMGRSSEVDSELIRNHLERVLADPGILLGLQKSGMKIVNEVGTKSVADVVVN; encoded by the coding sequence GTGAAGATTGCATTTCGCGTCGATGCCTCACTGCAGATAGGCAGTGGACATGTCATGCGCTGCCTGACTTTGGCTGAGGAATTAAAGACTAAAGGGGCTGAAGTTGTTTTTGTTTGCCGAGCACATCTTGGAAACTTATGCATTTTAATAAAAGAAAAGGGTTATAGAGTCATTTGTTTGCCGTCCCTTGGGGAGGGTCAACTGGCGAGCATTCAAGGTGCTGGTATGTATGTTGGCTGGCTTGGCGTTCCATGGCGAACCGATGCGGAACAGACGTTAGCCTCACTTATCGATAGTGACTGCCGCTATGATTGGCTGATTGTTGATCATTACGCCATCGATTATCGGTGGGAGGGGTTGCTCCGTCCTTCTGCCGATAAAATCATGGTCATTGATGATCTGGCCGACCGCCGTCATGATTGTGACTTACTCCTCGATCAAAATTCTTATGCTGATTTTGAACAACGATATCTGGGGCTTGTGCCTGAATTTTGTCAAAAACTCCTTGGACCTTCTTACGCTCTCTTGCGCTCAGAGTTCAATGAAGTCAGGGAAAATCTTCGTGAGCGTGATGGGTCAGTAAAAAAAATTATGATATTTTTTGGCGGAACCGATCCTACTGATGAAACAAGCAAGGCTCTTGATGCTCTAGCTCTTTTAAAGCGCCCTGATATTTCTGTTGATGTGGTTGTTGGTCAAGGGAATCCCCACATCACCGAGATTAAGGAAATATGTAACCGTATTCCTCAAGTTCGTTTTTTTTGTCAGGTAGACAATATGGCAGAACTGTTGGCAAATGCGGACTTATCTCTTGGCGCTGGAGGAGCTACGTCTCTGGAGCGGTTATCGGTAGGAGTTCCCTCTTTGATTGTAGCAGTGGCCCACAACCAGGAAGCTCTGTCCCGGGATCTTGGCGAAATGGGACTCGCCATTTATATGGGCCGGAGTTCCGAGGTTGATAGTGAATTGATCAGAAACCATCTGGAAAGGGTTCTTGCAGATCCCGGCATTCTGCTGGGATTGCAGAAATCAGGTATGAAAATAGTAAATGAAGTTGGTACTAAATCGGTTGCGGATGTCGTAGTGAATTAA
- a CDS encoding DUF1972 domain-containing protein translates to MKISILGTRGIPAKHGGFETFAEHFALYLHQKGWHVTVYCQGEGAGQIYKDVWCGINRVHIPVVQKGAKGTIVFDWKSTLHAVQSKIPVLTLGYNTAIFCLLYRLRGVKNIINMDGIEWRRGKWSPLERAWLYANEKLGAWLGNHLVADHPEIQKHLSRFVSSSKISVIPYGADILESANESLLSPFNLEKNKYAVLIARPEQENSILEIVKAYSKAARGMSLVVLGNYAPEANNYHRLVVAAAGDEVQFVGAIYDKEVVQSLRFFARFYVHGHTVGGTNPSLVEALGAGSPVLAQNNKFNRWVAGEGARYFSTEEECAEQIDILMQDDGLIASMKQHSFLQMQNNFTWDKIHRAYEQLFFD, encoded by the coding sequence ATGAAGATTTCTATTTTAGGTACACGGGGGATCCCCGCAAAGCATGGTGGTTTTGAAACTTTTGCTGAACATTTCGCTCTCTACCTCCATCAAAAAGGTTGGCATGTCACCGTTTACTGTCAAGGAGAGGGTGCTGGACAAATCTATAAGGATGTGTGGTGCGGTATCAATCGTGTTCATATCCCTGTTGTCCAGAAGGGCGCCAAAGGCACCATAGTTTTTGACTGGAAATCAACCTTGCATGCGGTGCAAAGTAAAATTCCTGTATTGACGCTGGGTTACAACACCGCAATTTTCTGTTTACTCTATCGTTTAAGGGGTGTCAAAAATATTATAAATATGGATGGGATTGAATGGCGGCGTGGTAAGTGGAGTCCTTTGGAAAGAGCATGGCTTTATGCCAATGAAAAACTTGGTGCGTGGCTGGGGAACCATCTTGTTGCAGATCACCCTGAAATCCAGAAACATCTGTCCCGGTTTGTCTCTTCTTCAAAAATAAGCGTGATCCCCTATGGTGCAGATATTTTGGAGTCGGCAAATGAATCTCTGCTTTCACCTTTTAATTTAGAAAAAAATAAATATGCAGTTTTGATAGCTCGCCCTGAGCAAGAAAACTCAATTCTCGAAATTGTAAAGGCATACTCAAAAGCTGCGCGTGGTATGTCGTTGGTTGTTCTTGGCAATTATGCTCCTGAGGCAAACAACTATCATAGGTTAGTGGTGGCTGCTGCAGGTGATGAGGTGCAATTTGTTGGCGCCATCTATGATAAAGAAGTAGTCCAATCACTAAGGTTTTTTGCACGCTTTTATGTCCACGGTCATACGGTAGGAGGCACAAACCCTTCGTTAGTTGAGGCCTTGGGGGCTGGGTCGCCCGTGCTTGCCCAAAACAATAAGTTTAACCGCTGGGTGGCTGGCGAAGGGGCCCGATATTTCTCCACGGAAGAGGAATGTGCAGAGCAGATTGATATTCTTATGCAAGATGATGGACTGATTGCCTCCATGAAACAGCATAGTTTTCTGCAAATGCAAAATAATTTTACTTGGGATAAAATACATAGAGCCTATGAACAGCTCTTTTTTGATTAG
- a CDS encoding lipopolysaccharide biosynthesis protein codes for MSSAKSLLQNAAVYSFSNILNAAIPFLLLPILTRVLLPADYGVIAMFNATLGVLGAFTGLSVHGAVNVRFIDRESIDFPRYVGSCLCVLLLSTLATLVVVALFMKPLSDFTAVPPIWLIWAVLASGFNFLIQVRLGIWLMAKKPLAYGTFQVLLSLLNVSLSLGFVILLRQGYEGRLLGQIIALALFALIALFSLSRGKWVAFRPSIPYMREALAFGVPLVPHVIGGVLLGLADRFIINKALGLEAAGIYMVAAQIGMGIGLLADAFNKSFVPWLYEQLKSGGQAAMQRIVRGSWLYFGIALGSASVVAILSYWIVSIVAGPKYIDAAEVLAWLAFGQAFNGMYLMVTNYIFYARKTKILPWVTLFSGCAGLALTWVVVPVYGIIGAGASFAIAMFLRFLLTWALSHRIWPMPWFSFWGTSRL; via the coding sequence ATGAGTTCAGCCAAGTCGCTTCTGCAAAACGCCGCAGTTTATTCCTTTTCAAATATCTTGAATGCTGCAATACCATTTCTGCTTCTACCCATACTTACGCGGGTGTTGTTGCCCGCAGACTATGGGGTTATTGCGATGTTTAATGCAACCTTAGGTGTTCTGGGTGCATTTACAGGTTTGAGCGTACATGGTGCGGTTAATGTACGTTTTATTGATCGTGAAAGCATCGATTTTCCAAGATATGTAGGATCATGTCTATGTGTATTGTTGCTAAGTACCCTCGCTACATTAGTTGTAGTTGCTCTATTTATGAAGCCACTGAGCGACTTTACAGCTGTCCCGCCAATTTGGTTGATTTGGGCTGTGTTAGCATCCGGCTTTAATTTTTTGATCCAGGTTCGACTAGGTATCTGGTTGATGGCCAAGAAGCCTCTTGCTTACGGAACATTCCAAGTGTTGCTTAGCCTCTTGAATGTTAGTCTTTCACTGGGCTTTGTAATCCTTTTACGGCAGGGCTACGAAGGGCGTTTGTTGGGCCAGATTATTGCTCTCGCATTATTTGCGCTTATAGCACTATTTTCGTTGTCTCGTGGCAAGTGGGTAGCATTTCGACCAAGTATTCCATATATGCGCGAGGCATTAGCCTTTGGTGTCCCTTTGGTCCCCCATGTTATAGGAGGGGTTTTACTCGGTTTAGCTGATCGATTTATCATTAATAAAGCCTTGGGGCTTGAAGCTGCTGGCATCTATATGGTCGCTGCGCAAATTGGTATGGGTATTGGGTTGTTGGCGGATGCATTTAATAAATCATTTGTGCCTTGGCTGTATGAACAATTGAAGTCTGGTGGTCAAGCAGCTATGCAACGCATTGTAAGAGGATCCTGGCTTTATTTTGGAATAGCTTTGGGTTCTGCCAGTGTTGTTGCAATTTTGTCATATTGGATAGTGTCCATAGTGGCTGGACCCAAGTATATTGATGCTGCGGAGGTATTGGCTTGGCTTGCTTTTGGCCAAGCGTTTAATGGCATGTATCTGATGGTTACAAATTATATTTTTTATGCAAGAAAGACGAAAATTCTTCCATGGGTTACGCTTTTCTCCGGTTGTGCTGGGCTTGCCCTGACATGGGTGGTGGTTCCTGTTTATGGAATAATCGGAGCCGGCGCATCTTTCGCAATTGCCATGTTTTTGCGGTTTCTTTTGACCTGGGCACTCTCCCATAGGATATGGCCTATGCCCTGGTTCTCATTCTGGGGGACAAGTCGTTTGTGA
- a CDS encoding NAD-dependent epimerase/dehydratase family protein, with translation MRVLVLGGNGFIGSHLVDELLRRGDRVRVFDRFDNNKNAKKNNIDCRLGDFSDTSALAEALHDIDVVYHLISTTVPSTSNLDPVADIQGNLIATVQLLQQMVCLNVKRIVFLSSGGTVYGNPSLVPVPETHPLNPICSYGIVKVAIEKYLNMFAELHGIKPLILRASNPYGPRQGHIGVQGVIPTFLKRLVDGDSFHIWGDGSIVRDYIFIHDLVKLCLLAGDSGAVGAFNAGSGLGYSLLNIISAITEVSGRIPQVEYFTERKFDVKRVVLDMKKARDVFGWTPETSIEDGILSHWEWLLSVSEQ, from the coding sequence ATGAGAGTTCTGGTCCTCGGAGGTAATGGTTTTATTGGCTCCCACCTTGTCGATGAATTGTTGCGACGTGGCGACCGTGTTCGTGTTTTTGACCGATTTGATAATAATAAAAACGCAAAAAAAAATAATATTGATTGCAGATTGGGAGATTTCTCAGATACTTCCGCGTTGGCGGAGGCGTTGCACGATATTGATGTTGTTTACCATCTAATAAGCACGACAGTTCCGAGCACCTCTAATCTGGACCCGGTTGCTGATATCCAGGGCAACTTAATTGCTACCGTTCAGTTATTGCAACAGATGGTTTGTTTGAACGTGAAGAGGATTGTGTTCCTGTCTTCTGGCGGTACTGTCTATGGCAATCCTTCTCTGGTCCCCGTGCCAGAGACCCATCCCCTGAACCCAATTTGCTCCTACGGGATTGTTAAAGTTGCCATCGAAAAATATCTAAATATGTTTGCAGAACTTCATGGCATCAAGCCTCTTATTCTTAGAGCCTCTAATCCCTATGGCCCTCGACAGGGCCATATTGGTGTACAGGGGGTGATCCCAACATTTTTGAAGCGATTGGTTGATGGGGATTCTTTTCACATCTGGGGTGATGGCTCGATTGTCAGAGATTATATCTTTATTCATGACCTTGTGAAGCTTTGTCTGTTGGCAGGTGATTCCGGTGCTGTCGGTGCTTTTAATGCTGGAAGCGGCCTGGGTTATTCATTGCTGAACATTATAAGTGCGATCACTGAGGTTTCCGGAAGAATTCCCCAGGTAGAATATTTCACAGAACGTAAATTTGACGTGAAGAGAGTGGTTCTTGATATGAAAAAGGCACGAGACGTGTTCGGCTGGACACCTGAAACTTCTATAGAGGATGGCATTTTGTCGCATTGGGAGTGGCTATTATCCGTTTCTGAACAATGA
- the pseI gene encoding pseudaminic acid synthase, producing the protein MSNMKIGNRRIGTEHPPFIIAEMSGNHNNSLERALEIVEAAAKSGAHALKLQTYTADTMTLDIAEGEFFIEDPNSLWQGRTLYDLYQEAHTPWEWHKPIFDRCKELGIICFSTPFDATSVDFLEGLDVPCYKIASFENTDIPLIRKVAATGKPMIISTGMATIAELDETVRAVREAGCKDLILLKCTSTYPATPENTNLLTIPHMRDLFGCEVGLSDHTMGIGGAVAAVALGASVIEKHFTLRRADGGVDSTFSLEPQEIEALVIESERAWQSLGQISYGPTEKEKNSLVFRRSLYVVRDMMEGEFFTLENMRCIRPGLGLSPKVFDTLLGKRIKKSVKKGTPVSWDLIG; encoded by the coding sequence ATGAGTAACATGAAAATTGGCAATCGCCGGATAGGTACCGAACATCCTCCGTTCATCATTGCCGAAATGTCCGGCAACCATAATAATTCACTTGAGCGAGCATTGGAAATCGTTGAAGCGGCAGCTAAATCTGGAGCCCACGCCTTAAAGCTTCAGACCTATACCGCTGACACAATGACCTTGGACATCGCTGAGGGGGAGTTTTTCATCGAAGACCCCAACAGCCTCTGGCAAGGGCGGACACTCTATGATCTTTACCAGGAAGCGCACACCCCCTGGGAGTGGCACAAGCCAATTTTCGATCGCTGTAAAGAACTTGGCATTATTTGTTTCAGCACGCCCTTTGACGCCACCTCTGTCGACTTCCTTGAAGGACTTGATGTCCCCTGCTACAAAATTGCCTCCTTTGAAAATACCGATATCCCTTTGATTCGCAAGGTAGCCGCGACCGGTAAGCCGATGATCATCTCAACCGGTATGGCGACGATTGCGGAACTGGATGAAACGGTCAGGGCAGTGCGTGAAGCTGGTTGCAAAGATTTGATCTTACTGAAATGTACCAGTACCTATCCGGCGACACCCGAGAATACCAATCTTCTCACCATCCCTCACATGCGTGACCTGTTCGGATGTGAAGTTGGGCTTTCAGATCACACGATGGGTATTGGTGGAGCCGTTGCGGCTGTGGCACTTGGTGCGTCCGTAATCGAGAAACATTTCACTCTGAGACGCGCTGACGGAGGCGTCGATTCAACCTTCTCGCTGGAACCGCAGGAAATTGAGGCATTGGTCATCGAGAGCGAGCGGGCTTGGCAGTCACTTGGGCAGATTAGTTATGGCCCAACGGAAAAGGAAAAGAACTCGCTGGTGTTTCGGCGTTCGTTGTATGTGGTCAGAGATATGATGGAGGGAGAGTTTTTTACCCTTGAAAACATGAGATGCATTAGACCTGGTTTAGGATTGTCTCCGAAAGTTTTTGATACCTTGCTGGGAAAAAGAATCAAAAAATCGGTAAAAAAGGGGACCCCGGTAAGCTGGGATTTGATTGGTTGA